In Trichocoleus sp. FACHB-46, the following proteins share a genomic window:
- a CDS encoding GAF domain-containing protein, which yields MPQTDSPQPDSPQPSPLCLLIMEDERADLQLIVRTLKSAGIIFTYEAADTIEVCQQLLNTQPFDALLSDYRMPGFTAYQVLPIWQQVQPEIPFILVTGSLGEEAAVACIKSGMTDYVLKERLFRLPTVLMRSLQEFALRRQQQAAMAQIQQQAQQEAMINRIVQAMRGTLVLEEVLQTTADQLHTALKADRCVIVQPKADGAMTAQYVSAATVHRAEILGYTCPISTSYRESIDQGQTLQVDCMGQISRPEPRTLAQQFGIQSLLMMPLLYQEECLGAISLHQCDRERSWTVNEVSLVRAVADQCAIAIHQAQLFQQIQQQAQREQLLNQISRDLNSSLDPNYILQEIVECTGECFGVDRVTIFALDPKYVHVLNEWRAHEQIVSMLDFKAPLSTWADRLDPNSDVFWGRVLHAPRFADTVEPSTYRDQVEPSQTLSVLRVPIFIRDQLFGGLVLQTTTCYRTFTDDEIRLVERIANQAAIALYNAQSYENLEQLVQVRTQELKEEKIISEAANHAKSEFLATMSHELRTPLTGILGFSNLLIKQIFGPLNEKQQQYVMGITSCGEHLLELINDLLDLSKIEAGKEELALETMVVEDVCQACLSLIRERAYNRQLQLILAIAPDVSTCVADHRRLKQILFNLLSNAVKFTEVGSITLQVQKQLMPTAAGDRVMLQFSVIDTGIGISAADQALLFQPFQQLDAGLDRKYEGTGLGLALSRKLAQLHDGDLTLQSEVGKGSCFTLCLPEKLPQALASGPEMESGNKSWQ from the coding sequence ATGCCTCAAACCGATTCACCTCAGCCCGATTCACCTCAGCCCTCTCCCCTGTGTTTGTTAATTATGGAGGATGAGAGGGCAGATCTACAGCTGATCGTCCGTACTTTGAAATCGGCAGGAATTATTTTTACTTACGAGGCCGCTGACACCATTGAGGTTTGTCAGCAGCTGCTGAATACTCAACCCTTTGACGCCTTGCTCTCCGACTATCGCATGCCCGGTTTCACGGCCTATCAGGTGCTGCCGATATGGCAACAAGTTCAGCCAGAAATCCCGTTTATTTTGGTCACAGGCAGCTTGGGTGAAGAAGCTGCGGTGGCCTGCATTAAATCAGGCATGACGGATTATGTGTTGAAGGAGCGTTTGTTTCGCTTACCCACTGTGCTGATGCGATCGCTGCAAGAATTTGCCCTCCGGCGACAGCAGCAAGCCGCAATGGCCCAGATCCAGCAGCAAGCTCAGCAGGAAGCCATGATTAATCGCATTGTGCAGGCGATGCGGGGGACGCTCGTGCTAGAAGAGGTGCTGCAAACCACCGCAGACCAATTGCACACAGCTCTCAAGGCCGATCGTTGCGTGATTGTGCAACCCAAGGCTGACGGTGCCATGACCGCCCAATATGTCAGCGCTGCTACGGTTCATCGAGCAGAAATCCTAGGCTATACCTGTCCGATCTCCACCTCTTATCGGGAGTCTATCGACCAGGGACAAACGCTGCAAGTCGATTGCATGGGTCAAATCTCACGGCCTGAGCCTCGCACTTTAGCGCAACAGTTTGGGATTCAATCGCTGTTGATGATGCCCCTGCTTTACCAAGAGGAATGCTTGGGCGCTATTTCTCTACACCAGTGCGATCGCGAACGATCTTGGACTGTCAATGAAGTGTCTTTGGTGCGAGCGGTTGCAGATCAATGTGCGATCGCCATTCACCAAGCGCAACTCTTCCAACAAATTCAGCAGCAAGCCCAGCGCGAACAGTTGTTGAATCAAATCAGCCGTGACCTCAACTCCAGCCTCGATCCAAACTACATTTTGCAGGAGATTGTGGAATGCACCGGCGAGTGCTTTGGGGTTGATCGCGTCACCATTTTTGCCTTAGATCCAAAATATGTTCATGTGCTCAATGAATGGCGAGCGCATGAACAAATCGTTTCTATGCTAGATTTCAAGGCTCCTCTATCTACTTGGGCCGATCGCTTAGATCCAAACTCGGATGTGTTCTGGGGCAGAGTTTTACATGCGCCTCGCTTTGCCGATACCGTTGAACCGTCTACTTACCGAGATCAAGTAGAGCCAAGCCAAACGCTTTCGGTTTTGCGAGTGCCAATCTTTATTCGCGACCAGTTATTTGGAGGCTTAGTCCTACAAACCACGACCTGCTACCGCACCTTTACAGACGACGAAATCCGCTTGGTTGAACGAATTGCGAATCAAGCCGCGATCGCCCTCTATAACGCCCAGAGCTATGAAAACTTGGAGCAACTGGTGCAAGTACGGACCCAAGAGCTAAAGGAAGAAAAAATAATTTCGGAGGCAGCCAACCATGCTAAAAGTGAGTTCCTCGCGACCATGAGCCACGAACTTCGCACGCCTTTAACCGGAATTCTAGGATTCTCCAATCTCTTAATCAAACAAATTTTTGGCCCCTTAAACGAGAAGCAACAACAGTACGTTATGGGGATTACCTCCTGCGGCGAACATTTGTTAGAGCTGATTAACGATTTGCTAGATCTCTCTAAAATTGAAGCGGGCAAAGAAGAATTAGCCTTAGAAACCATGGTGGTTGAGGATGTTTGTCAGGCTTGTCTGTCGCTGATTCGAGAACGAGCGTACAATCGTCAACTCCAACTAATTTTGGCGATCGCGCCAGATGTCAGCACTTGTGTGGCTGACCATCGTCGCCTAAAGCAAATCTTATTTAATCTGCTCTCCAATGCCGTCAAGTTTACTGAAGTTGGCTCCATTACCTTGCAGGTTCAGAAGCAACTAATGCCAACGGCAGCAGGCGATCGCGTTATGCTCCAATTTTCCGTAATCGATACCGGAATCGGTATTTCCGCCGCAGACCAAGCTTTACTCTTTCAACCCTTCCAACAATTAGACGCAGGGTTAGATCGTAAATACGAAGGCACAGGTCTCGGTCTGGCCTTATCCAGAAAATTGGCACAACTACACGATGGAGATTTGACGCTACAATCCGAAGTCGGCAAGGGCAGCTGCTTTACGCTTTGCCTACCAGAAAAACTGCCTCAAGCGCTAGCTTCCGGGCCAGAGATGGAGTCAGGCAATAAGAGTTGGCAATAG